In a genomic window of Muntiacus reevesi chromosome 1, mMunRee1.1, whole genome shotgun sequence:
- the PGLS gene encoding 6-phosphogluconolactonase isoform X1, with protein sequence MAAPAPRLISVFSSPQELAASLAQLVVQQAASCLADAGARFTLGLSGGSLVSMLARELPAAAAPAGPASLARWTLGFCDERLVPFEHAESTYGLYRTHLLSKLPIFDSQVITINPELPVEEAAEDYAKKLRQAFQGDSIPVFDLLILGVGPDGHTCSLFPDHPLLQEWEKIVAPISDSPKPPPQRVTLTLPVLNAARMVIFVATGEGKAAILKRILEDKEENPLPAALVQPSTGKLCWFLDEAAARLLTVPFEKHSTL encoded by the exons ATGGCCGCGCCAGCCCCCCGCCTCATCTCCGTCTTCTCGAGCCCGCAGGAGCTGGCTGCGTCGCTGGCCCAACTGGTAGTGCAGCAGGCAGCAAGCTGCCTGGCGGATGCCGGCGCCCGCTTCACGCTCGGCTTGTCCGGCGGCAGCCTTGTCTCCATGCTGGCCCGCGAGCTGCCCGCTGCCGCCGCCCCCGCTGGACCCGCTAGCCTCGCGCGCTGGACGCTGGGCTTCTGCGACGAGCGTCTCGTGCCCTTCGAGCACGCCGAGAGCACGTACGGCCTCTACCGG ACCCACCTGCTCTCCAAGCTCCCTATCTTCGACAGCCAGGTGATCACCATCAACCCCGAGCTGCCTGTGGAGGAGGCGGCTGAGGACTATGCCAAGAAGCTGAGACAG GCCTTCCAAGGGGACTCCATCCCGGTTTTTGACCTGCTGATTCTGGGTGTGGGTCCTGATGGCCACACCTGCTCACTCTTCCCAGACCACCCCCTCCTGCAG gagtGGGAGAAAATTGTGGCCCCCATCAGTGACTCCCCGAAACCACCTCCGCAGCGCGTGACCCTCACTCTTCCCGTGCTGAATGCAGCTCGAATGGTCATCTTTGTGGCGACAGGAGAAGGCAAGGCAGCTATTCTGAAG CGCATTTTGGAGGACAAGGAGGAGAACCCGCTCCCCGCCGCACTGGTCCAGCCCAGCACTGGGAAACTTTGCTGGTTTCTGGATGAGGCAGCAGCCCGACTCCTGACCGTGCCCTTCGAGAAGCATTCCACTCTGTAA
- the PGLS gene encoding 6-phosphogluconolactonase isoform X3, whose protein sequence is MAAPAPRLISVFSSPQELAASLAQLVVQQAASCLADAGARFTLGLSGGSLVSMLARELPAAAAPAGPASLARWTLGFCDERLVPFEHAESTYGLYRTHLLSKLPIFDSQVITINPELPVEEAAEDYAKKLRQAFQGDSIPVFDLLILGVGPDGHTCSLFPDHPLLQRVTLTLPVLNAARMVIFVATGEGKAAILKRILEDKEENPLPAALVQPSTGKLCWFLDEAAARLLTVPFEKHSTL, encoded by the exons ATGGCCGCGCCAGCCCCCCGCCTCATCTCCGTCTTCTCGAGCCCGCAGGAGCTGGCTGCGTCGCTGGCCCAACTGGTAGTGCAGCAGGCAGCAAGCTGCCTGGCGGATGCCGGCGCCCGCTTCACGCTCGGCTTGTCCGGCGGCAGCCTTGTCTCCATGCTGGCCCGCGAGCTGCCCGCTGCCGCCGCCCCCGCTGGACCCGCTAGCCTCGCGCGCTGGACGCTGGGCTTCTGCGACGAGCGTCTCGTGCCCTTCGAGCACGCCGAGAGCACGTACGGCCTCTACCGG ACCCACCTGCTCTCCAAGCTCCCTATCTTCGACAGCCAGGTGATCACCATCAACCCCGAGCTGCCTGTGGAGGAGGCGGCTGAGGACTATGCCAAGAAGCTGAGACAG GCCTTCCAAGGGGACTCCATCCCGGTTTTTGACCTGCTGATTCTGGGTGTGGGTCCTGATGGCCACACCTGCTCACTCTTCCCAGACCACCCCCTCCTGCAG CGCGTGACCCTCACTCTTCCCGTGCTGAATGCAGCTCGAATGGTCATCTTTGTGGCGACAGGAGAAGGCAAGGCAGCTATTCTGAAG CGCATTTTGGAGGACAAGGAGGAGAACCCGCTCCCCGCCGCACTGGTCCAGCCCAGCACTGGGAAACTTTGCTGGTTTCTGGATGAGGCAGCAGCCCGACTCCTGACCGTGCCCTTCGAGAAGCATTCCACTCTGTAA
- the PGLS gene encoding 6-phosphogluconolactonase isoform X2, whose product MAAPAPRLISVFSSPQELAASLAQLVVQQAASCLADAGARFTLGLSGGSLVSMLARELPAAAAPAGPASLARWTLGFCDERLVPFEHAESTYGLYRTHLLSKLPIFDSQVITINPELPVEEAAEDYAKKLRQAFQGDSIPVFDLLILGVGPDGHTCSLFPDHPLLQEWEKIVAPISDSPKPPPQRVTLTLPVLNAARMVIFVATGEGKAAILKGNPTLLPSPHSAFWRTRRRTRSPPHWSSPALGNFAGFWMRQQPDS is encoded by the exons ATGGCCGCGCCAGCCCCCCGCCTCATCTCCGTCTTCTCGAGCCCGCAGGAGCTGGCTGCGTCGCTGGCCCAACTGGTAGTGCAGCAGGCAGCAAGCTGCCTGGCGGATGCCGGCGCCCGCTTCACGCTCGGCTTGTCCGGCGGCAGCCTTGTCTCCATGCTGGCCCGCGAGCTGCCCGCTGCCGCCGCCCCCGCTGGACCCGCTAGCCTCGCGCGCTGGACGCTGGGCTTCTGCGACGAGCGTCTCGTGCCCTTCGAGCACGCCGAGAGCACGTACGGCCTCTACCGG ACCCACCTGCTCTCCAAGCTCCCTATCTTCGACAGCCAGGTGATCACCATCAACCCCGAGCTGCCTGTGGAGGAGGCGGCTGAGGACTATGCCAAGAAGCTGAGACAG GCCTTCCAAGGGGACTCCATCCCGGTTTTTGACCTGCTGATTCTGGGTGTGGGTCCTGATGGCCACACCTGCTCACTCTTCCCAGACCACCCCCTCCTGCAG gagtGGGAGAAAATTGTGGCCCCCATCAGTGACTCCCCGAAACCACCTCCGCAGCGCGTGACCCTCACTCTTCCCGTGCTGAATGCAGCTCGAATGGTCATCTTTGTGGCGACAGGAGAAGGCAAGGCAGCTATTCTGAAG GGCAACCCCACGCTTCTGCCCTCTCCACACAGCGCATTTTGGAGGACAAGGAGGAGAACCCGCTCCCCGCCGCACTGGTCCAGCCCAGCACTGGGAAACTTTGCTGGTTTCTGGATGAGGCAGCAGCCCGACTCCTGA